One window of Leptotrichia sp. oral taxon 498 genomic DNA carries:
- a CDS encoding dihydroorotate dehydrogenase electron transfer subunit has protein sequence MQDNCEKNKKMEFLENVEILENKAVGGDNFLMRVKSENVPNKKSAPVAGQFYMLKLKNEIMILRRPISLHSVNSQTGEIEFLYKVLGKGTKELASYAKGDVINIQGPLGNGFELIKKSSKIVIVGGGIGLAPLKQLLKELLKNKENKKIVFIAGGRDKKTLEMLDSFDFSDKRISLKVCSDDGSAGEKANVIELLKKEISIDEKIDIIYSCGPHKVLELISELSNENNLTSQVSMEERMACGVGACVGCSIPSEEGMKKVCKNGPVFYSKIFGKKSENVKNGGKLNGK, from the coding sequence ATGCAAGATAATTGTGAAAAAAATAAAAAAATGGAATTTTTAGAGAATGTGGAAATTTTGGAAAATAAAGCTGTTGGCGGAGATAATTTTTTGATGAGAGTAAAGTCTGAAAATGTTCCAAATAAAAAAAGCGCTCCTGTCGCTGGACAGTTTTATATGTTAAAGTTAAAAAATGAAATCATGATTTTAAGACGGCCAATAAGTTTGCACAGTGTCAATTCTCAAACTGGAGAAATAGAGTTTTTGTACAAAGTTTTGGGAAAAGGGACGAAAGAGTTGGCAAGTTATGCAAAAGGAGATGTCATAAACATTCAAGGTCCACTTGGAAATGGTTTTGAATTAATAAAAAAATCATCAAAAATAGTGATTGTTGGCGGTGGAATTGGACTTGCGCCGTTAAAACAGCTGTTAAAAGAATTATTGAAAAATAAAGAAAATAAAAAAATTGTCTTTATCGCTGGAGGTCGAGATAAAAAAACTTTGGAGATGCTTGACAGTTTTGATTTTTCAGATAAAAGAATTTCTCTTAAAGTTTGCAGCGACGATGGAAGCGCTGGAGAAAAAGCGAATGTTATTGAGTTATTAAAAAAAGAAATTTCAATTGATGAAAAAATTGATATTATTTATTCTTGTGGACCACACAAAGTGTTAGAATTAATTTCTGAATTGTCGAATGAAAATAATTTAACTTCGCAAGTTTCGATGGAAGAAAGAATGGCTTGTGGAGTTGGAGCTTGTGTGGGATGTTCTATTCCAAGCGAAGAAGGGATGAAAAAGGTTTGTAAAAATGGACCTGTTTTTTACAGCAAAATTTTTGGAAAAAAATCTGAAAATGTAAAAAATGGAGGTAAATTAAATGGAAAGTAA
- the pyrF gene encoding orotidine-5'-phosphate decarboxylase, with translation MNKINEKAKEKIFVALDFDNLEDAKKLVEQLGDNISMYKVGLESYLSTDGKLVDYLHEKGKKVFLDLKFHDITNTVKMACKNAIQKNVFMFNIHCSNGSKTMREVSNLVKESGSKSLLIGVTVLTNLSGDDISEMFKSSLNVEEMVLNLATIAKNNGMHGIVCSPLESKKIKEKLGQNFVTVCPGVRPAFTLNAQGKSDDDQNRIMTPFDAIKNNVDFLVVGRPITKAENPVESAKLILEEISQAL, from the coding sequence TTGAATAAAATAAATGAAAAAGCTAAAGAAAAAATATTTGTAGCGTTGGACTTTGACAATTTAGAAGATGCAAAAAAATTGGTGGAACAACTTGGAGATAATATTTCAATGTACAAAGTTGGGCTTGAGAGTTATTTGAGCACAGATGGGAAATTGGTTGATTATTTGCATGAAAAAGGGAAAAAAGTATTTTTAGATTTAAAATTTCATGACATTACAAATACAGTAAAAATGGCGTGTAAAAATGCTATTCAAAAAAATGTTTTCATGTTTAACATTCATTGCTCAAATGGAAGCAAAACTATGAGAGAAGTTTCAAATTTAGTGAAAGAAAGTGGTTCAAAAAGCCTTTTAATCGGTGTGACAGTTTTGACAAATTTATCTGGCGATGACATTTCTGAAATGTTCAAAAGTAGCTTAAATGTCGAAGAAATGGTTCTAAATTTAGCAACAATTGCAAAAAATAATGGAATGCACGGGATTGTCTGCTCTCCTTTGGAGTCGAAGAAAATTAAAGAAAAGTTGGGACAAAACTTTGTAACTGTCTGTCCTGGAGTAAGACCAGCGTTTACATTAAATGCGCAAGGAAAAAGTGATGATGACCAAAACAGAATAATGACACCATTTGATGCGATTAAAAATAATGTAGATTTTTTAGTCGTTGGAAGACCGATTACCAAAGCTGAAAATCCTGTGGAAAGTGCTAAATTAATTTTAGAAGAAATTTCCCAAGCTTTATAA
- a CDS encoding dihydroorotate dehydrogenase produces the protein MESKTNKLSTNFLGVKLNNPIFTGSGCFAFGTEYMDYFDPNELGAIVIKGLTLEKRDGNSGSRIAETPAGMLNSVGLENPGIDYFEKNTLKEIKEHLNVPVVANINGSTVEQYVELTKRLDKLEEIKILELNISCPNVKDGGMAFGANPEMARLVTREVRKVANKPLMVKLSPNVTNIVEIAKIVESEGADAISMINTLLGMAIDTNTGKAILGNTYGGMSGPAVKPIALRMIHQVSQAVSIPILGMGGISCAKDAIEFFLAGASAVSIGTAFFGNPLVALEVKKELLEYCEKKNLSNISEIIGFSHPDDGVSYRKRLEIK, from the coding sequence ATGGAAAGTAAAACAAATAAACTTTCAACAAATTTTCTGGGAGTAAAATTAAATAATCCAATTTTTACAGGAAGCGGCTGTTTTGCTTTTGGAACAGAATATATGGATTATTTCGACCCAAATGAATTGGGAGCAATTGTAATAAAAGGCTTAACTTTGGAGAAAAGAGATGGGAATTCTGGCTCAAGAATTGCAGAAACGCCAGCGGGAATGCTAAATAGTGTGGGTCTTGAAAATCCTGGAATTGACTATTTTGAGAAAAATACGCTAAAAGAAATAAAAGAGCATTTAAATGTGCCAGTGGTCGCAAATATCAACGGAAGTACAGTTGAGCAATATGTGGAACTTACAAAAAGACTTGATAAACTTGAAGAAATAAAAATTTTGGAATTGAATATTTCATGTCCAAATGTAAAAGATGGAGGAATGGCTTTTGGAGCAAATCCTGAGATGGCAAGACTTGTCACAAGAGAAGTGAGAAAAGTCGCAAATAAGCCGTTAATGGTAAAATTGTCACCAAATGTGACAAATATTGTGGAAATTGCAAAAATTGTAGAAAGTGAAGGAGCAGACGCAATTTCGATGATAAATACTTTGCTTGGAATGGCAATTGACACAAATACTGGAAAAGCAATTTTGGGAAACACTTACGGCGGAATGTCGGGTCCTGCGGTTAAGCCAATTGCATTAAGAATGATACATCAAGTTTCACAAGCGGTGTCAATTCCGATTTTAGGAATGGGTGGAATAAGTTGTGCGAAAGATGCGATTGAGTTCTTTTTGGCGGGAGCATCGGCAGTTTCAATAGGAACGGCTTTTTTTGGAAATCCTTTAGTAGCTCTTGAAGTAAAAAAAGAACTTTTGGAATATTGTGAAAAGAAAAATTTATCGAATATTTCAGAGATTATTGGATTTTCTCATCCTGATGATGGAGTTTCTTATAGAAAAAGACTTGAAATTAAATAA